AACAAACTCCTCGTTCTTTCTATACACCGTCAGCGCACCATTTAAGATCAACTCTTTAATGTAATCGAGAAAGGATGCAGTCATTTGCCTAACATCCTTTCTCTTTACTCTTCTTAAAAAAGACTCTTCTTCTAAAATAATTTCTTTACGCCTCCTTGAGACGTTTAAAAGAATCTTATTTCTAACCTCATCACTTTTATCCTTAATAAGGATGGCAATATTATTATCTGTAAATTCCCTTAAAATATTATGCATATCATTATCTGCAATACGCAGTATTACATCAATGTCAAATATCTTCTCCTTAATCTCACTATCTTTTACTGGATTCAAGGCCTTCATATCAATATTCTTTAAAAGATTTTTCTCATCCTCAGAATCCATGTAACTTAAAATATCAACCAATATTCTAGACCCATCTAATTTCTCAGTCTTAATCTTCCCCTGAATTTCAAACCTACCCTTCAGCCTATCAGAAATAATCTCAACCATACCCATATTGAATTGCCTTGGCTTAGCAAGTTCTTTAATAAATTGTTTTTTAATGTCATCTTCTAACATAGAAAAAACATACTTCTTCTGTTCTCTAGCCAAGTAATTGTATATTATAAGTAGAGTCTTCACATTCTCATCCCTAATTAAAGCCCAAAGCTGTTCATGTTCGACACCAGATAAATAATCAAAAGGCACAAAAGGATCAATTCCCGTAACTCTCTTATAAATTTCCTTTGCTTTTGACTTACTCAAAGACTTATTCAACAACTCATAAGTAAATTTATTATCAATCTTTAAACATCTGCTTTCACGCCTGACCAGCTCTTCAAATTCTTCGATGATTCGCCTTTTATCACTGGGAGTAATATACTTAATCCTGGCAATTTCTTCGGTAATAGAGATTATATGATCATCATCAAGCTCAGACATAATCTTTGACGATCTATCAAGCCCAATAGCTAGGAAATACTTTGCTATCTTTGTAATCTTACTTTCTCTACGAATAAATCCCAGCCTTTGAGATTCCTTAAGAGATACCTGTTCACCCTCAGATACGCGCTTATCCTTCTTAACAAGATTAATCCAAGACTTCAGCATCGAACCTTGCATCTCCGCATCAGAACTTTTGCCACTCAAATTTTCCCTGTAACTGGTGTTAAAAGTTTTGGTTCCTAAATTTTTCGCATTCTGATACTTAGAAAGTCTAGGATCCTGCATAGACCCCCTCAATATTTGTAAGAACCAATAAACGGGAAAATCCATTAAAAATCTTGGCTGGGCACTCCTTTAAAGAAATCTCTGCATTTAAAAAATTTTCCAAAGCACCCCTCTTCTCTTCCCCCATAAAGAGCAAAACGCAAGACTTAGACAATCTTAAAGACTTAGGAGTCAAACTTATTCTTTTACTTGGAGATTTTGGAGCATCATATTCATACTGGTATCCTTCCATCTCAGAAAACAAAAGCTTTCTTGAAGGGAAAAGTGAAGCAATATGCCCATCCTCACCAACAGACAAAATACTGATGTCTAATCTTGTAAATCTAGAATTAAATTCAACGTTGTAATTGTGGATGGAAGACGCTTCATCAAACTCATCATAAATAAACGGGTGCAGGTTAGAACTGTGGATTAAATTCTTTTCTATCATTTCCAAAAAAAATCCTTCACTCAAAAGCCTAAAATTACTCTCATCACTACCAAGATCAACACATCTCTCATCTACTAAAAAAAAATGAGACTTCTTAAGTGAATAATTATTCTTATTAAAAACATTTAAAAAAGAAATAATATTGCGTCCACCGCAAATCCCAATGCTAGTAAAATCATCCTGACTAACGCTACTTAAAAAAAAATCAAAGAACCTACCACTCAAATCGCTTTCTTTATTAGAGTATAAAAATTCCATCATCCTTCCCTCAATAAACCTTCCTAATCCAAGTAATAAGAAACTGTAGTAACAACCCTTAACATCTTCCTTAAATAAAGCTCATGACTTCCCAAACTTCTATCAACTGGAAGAAATTCAAAGTACCCCTGACTTGCATTTTTAATTTTTCCCAAAGTAGCACCCGAATTATTTGCGAACTCCAAGGCCGCCAATTTAGCATTTTTAATGGAATCTGCCAGCATTTCAGGTTTAACATCATTGATTTTATCAAAATAATAATTTGGCCCAAAATTACTAGTTAAGAGCACTCCCTTATTGTAAAGCTTGATAATGTTATTGCTTGCCTGTTCCATCTTATCAACATCCCTAGTATAAACATTTAAAGAAGCATATGCATTATACTTGTAGAGAGTTCCTTGATAATTTCCAATATTAAAGTTCATAGATCCAATCTTTATGTCACTTTCATTAAAGCCGTAACCAACGAAAAATTCTTTTACTGCTATCAAATTTGCATTATTTAACCTATTAATTTCATCCACAGTATTACCAACTAGCTCATACTGTAGATTCCAACTTGAAGAATTTGATACAACTTCTCTTTCACTTAGACCCTTAACAGTAATGTAATTTTCATTCTTAATCCCAATATTGCTTATACCATTGGACAAGATCCATGACGACAATAAAACCGCCAATAACGAAAATAAACCCAACACTCGCCCCAACACCACAACACCTCCTGGCCTTTAAGAAAAATAAATTGCTAAATCAAGGAATCTATTTTAACATATTATGTAATGTTAATAAAACGAAAAATATCAATAGCACCTATGGTAGATGTTACAGATGCACATTTTCGATATCTAGTAAGACTGTTGTCGAAAAAAGTTACCCTATACACCCCCATGATTTCTGCAAAGTCAATTACAATGGGCGACTTAAGCAAGGTTGTAAAGCAAACTTCTACAGATTCTCCAATTGCGATTCAGATAGCAACAAACTGTGAAAACGACGCTGCTAGAGCGATAGAAATTCTTGAAAACAAATTCAATTTTGATGAATATAATCTTAACATTGGCTGTCCATCTCCCCGAGTCCAAAATGCTAATTACGGAGCCTGCTTAATGAAAAATCCAGCTCAAGTGGGCAGAATCTTGCAGGCTATGAGAAAGAACACAAATAAGCCAGTCTCAATTAAAAACAGAATAGGAATAAGGAACCATGAGAAAAATTACTACGAAGAAACTTATACAGAGCTTAAACAATTTGTAGACAAAATTGCAACATTTGAAATCAAAAATTTTATTATCCATGCACGATTAGCCGTATTAAATGGATACTCACCTAAACATAATAGAAATATTCCAAAACTTAGGCACGAATTTGTATACAAATTAAAACAGGAACACAAAAATTTATTTATTGAAACAAATGGAGGCATTAACAACAACAAGCATATCAAAGAACACCTATTGCACGTAGATTCCGTCATGATTGGAAGAGCAGCAGCAGAAAATCCTTACTTTATTGCAACAGCTTCAAGAGAATTTTTAGAAGAAAAAGAACAAATCCCAACAAGAAAAGAACTGTTATTACAAATGGCAGAATATATTAGAGAATACAATGATTATTTCTCAATAAGTACAGTGCTAAAACACATAATGGGAATAATGTTTGCTAAAGAAGGGGCTTGCAAATTCAGGCAAGCTCTAACAGCGCCATTTCCTAAAAACCTCAAAAACCATGAAATACTACTAAAAGCAATGGAAAACTTAAAAGACAGCGCTCTCCATTCTAATTCTTAGGTGATATGTAATCAAATCCCGTGTATTTAATCAAATTCTTAGGGATTCTAACACCTCCCCTTTCATCTTGAAAATTTTCAATGATAGCAATAATGGCCCTTGTTGAAGCTATTGCTGTTCCATTCACCATGTGCACAAACTTATTTTGACCATCTTCCCTATATCTAGTCCTAAGGCGCCTTGACTGGTAATCTGTACAGTTCGAAGTTGAAGTGACCTCACCATATTCTCCATTCTCCCCCCTCCCCGGCATCCAAGCCTCAATATCATACTTTTTATAAACTGGTGCACCAAGATCAAAAGTACAAACATTTAAAACTCTGTATGGTATCTCGAGATCACTAAAGATCTCCTCCTCTAATGCCAAAAATTCATCATGAATATAATCAGACTCTTCGCTCCTACAAACACAAAACATTTCAACTTTACTAAATTGATGTACCCTATAAAGCCCCTTAGAGAATTGCCCAGCTGCTCCGGCTTCTTTTCTAAAACAATGTGAAAGTCCTGCCATTTTTATTGGTGATTTAAGATCAAGTATTGTATTATGATAGTATCCGCCTAGAGTAATCTCAGCTGTACCAATAAGATATTTATCCGTATTCTCAATTTTATAAATATTGCCCTCACTCCCACGAGGATTAAATCCAATTCCATCAACTATAAATTCCCTTGCAACATCTGGTGTGATAAATAAATCAAACCCTTTAAGACTAAGTTTATTTAAAGCAAAATTAATCAATGCAAGCTCCAACAAAACGCCTTCATTTTTAAGATA
This is a stretch of genomic DNA from Borrelia sp. P9F1. It encodes these proteins:
- a CDS encoding SIMPL domain-containing protein, translated to MVLGRVLGLFSLLAVLLSSWILSNGISNIGIKNENYITVKGLSEREVVSNSSSWNLQYELVGNTVDEINRLNNANLIAVKEFFVGYGFNESDIKIGSMNFNIGNYQGTLYKYNAYASLNVYTRDVDKMEQASNNIIKLYNKGVLLTSNFGPNYYFDKINDVKPEMLADSIKNAKLAALEFANNSGATLGKIKNASQGYFEFLPVDRSLGSHELYLRKMLRVVTTVSYYLD
- a CDS encoding 6-phosphogluconolactonase; its protein translation is MEFLYSNKESDLSGRFFDFFLSSVSQDDFTSIGICGGRNIISFLNVFNKNNYSLKKSHFFLVDERCVDLGSDESNFRLLSEGFFLEMIEKNLIHSSNLHPFIYDEFDEASSIHNYNVEFNSRFTRLDISILSVGEDGHIASLFPSRKLLFSEMEGYQYEYDAPKSPSKRISLTPKSLRLSKSCVLLFMGEEKRGALENFLNAEISLKECPAKIFNGFSRLLVLTNIEGVYAGS
- the dusA gene encoding tRNA dihydrouridine(20/20a) synthase DusA, with the translated sequence MLIKRKISIAPMVDVTDAHFRYLVRLLSKKVTLYTPMISAKSITMGDLSKVVKQTSTDSPIAIQIATNCENDAARAIEILENKFNFDEYNLNIGCPSPRVQNANYGACLMKNPAQVGRILQAMRKNTNKPVSIKNRIGIRNHEKNYYEETYTELKQFVDKIATFEIKNFIIHARLAVLNGYSPKHNRNIPKLRHEFVYKLKQEHKNLFIETNGGINNNKHIKEHLLHVDSVMIGRAAAENPYFIATASREFLEEKEQIPTRKELLLQMAEYIREYNDYFSISTVLKHIMGIMFAKEGACKFRQALTAPFPKNLKNHEILLKAMENLKDSALHSNS
- the serS gene encoding serine--tRNA ligase; the protein is MLDMKFIRDNMDLVRKNLKDRGLQLDIDILVVLDDERKKLVTRISELSAIRNENANAMKGKIDATHRQALLESGRALKAEITALEEKLEHITSKLLVEHKKIPNISAPDVPISDSEDGSVLVKTSGVIPEFSFKPKDHLEIGVNLGLFDFERAREVSGNKFYYLKNEGVLLELALINFALNKLSLKGFDLFITPDVAREFIVDGIGFNPRGSEGNIYKIENTDKYLIGTAEITLGGYYHNTILDLKSPIKMAGLSHCFRKEAGAAGQFSKGLYRVHQFSKVEMFCVCRSEESDYIHDEFLALEEEIFSDLEIPYRVLNVCTFDLGAPVYKKYDIEAWMPGRGENGEYGEVTSTSNCTDYQSRRLRTRYREDGQNKFVHMVNGTAIASTRAIIAIIENFQDERGGVRIPKNLIKYTGFDYISPKN
- a CDS encoding flagellar motor switch protein FliG encodes the protein MQDPRLSKYQNAKNLGTKTFNTSYRENLSGKSSDAEMQGSMLKSWINLVKKDKRVSEGEQVSLKESQRLGFIRRESKITKIAKYFLAIGLDRSSKIMSELDDDHIISITEEIARIKYITPSDKRRIIEEFEELVRRESRCLKIDNKFTYELLNKSLSKSKAKEIYKRVTGIDPFVPFDYLSGVEHEQLWALIRDENVKTLLIIYNYLAREQKKYVFSMLEDDIKKQFIKELAKPRQFNMGMVEIISDRLKGRFEIQGKIKTEKLDGSRILVDILSYMDSEDEKNLLKNIDMKALNPVKDSEIKEKIFDIDVILRIADNDMHNILREFTDNNIAILIKDKSDEVRNKILLNVSRRRKEIILEEESFLRRVKRKDVRQMTASFLDYIKELILNGALTVYRKNEEFV